TCAGACGTGATGAATCAGAATAGAGTtgagtgaataagaaagagaaggagaagcggaagagagaataagaaaaaaattagggttttgatcgttaacgctctgataccatattgtATGATGGAATCGAATAATATTATTCACAAGAACAGAGCTCTAGATTTATACAGAGGAGATCGTACAAACTAGGTAAGTGTATATGCAAGAATTAAGAGGTAATATATGCAGCGTAATTACAGGAGTGTGCATCAGGACTTTCCATAGTCCCATATGTTTTTGGTTCTTGATTAATTGTTGTTGAAGCTCCAGCTTCATAGTTAAGTGCTTGATGTCTTGAGGTCGAACTTGATTTGATTAGATGATGACTTAACTCTGAAAAGAAAGTCAAACCAAGCAACAAGAGTTTCAAATGGATTTAGCTTAAGAGCAAAAGCAGCTTTAAGATCTAATCATAGCTCATCTGTTGAGATTCCAAATCAATGGTACAATCTTACTGCCGATCTTTCTGTTAAGCCTCCACCACCCTTGCATCCCAAGACTTTGGAACCAATCAAACCCGAAGATTTATCTCATCTTTTCCCTAATGAGTTAATCAAACAAGAAGCAACGTTAGAGAGGTTTATCGACATCCCTGAAGAAGTTCTTGAAATCTATAAGCTCTGGCGTCCAACTCCTCTAATCAGgttcttgatttatttttttttcttcaattcgTTTTATTATGTTGATGATATGCACTTGAAAGTGATAAATGAATACATTAGAATAGTATAAGGATGCAAAGAAATGCAGAGGATTGTTCCTCTTCTTTATAATCCCGAGTCTTGCTTTGAGTTTAGAGCAAAGAGATTGGAGAAGCTTCTTCAGACACCTGCAAGGATTTACTTCAAGTATGAAGGTAGTAGCCCAGCTGGTTCACACAAACCTAACACAGCGGTTCCTCAGGCTTATTACAATGCGAAAGAAGGTGTCAAGAACGTTGTGACTGAAACCGGCGCTGGCCAATGGGGCAGTTCTTTAGCCTTTGCCTCTAGTCTATTTGGACTTGACTGCGAAGTAAATACAAAGATTTTGCAGCTATGTCTTGCCTTCTTAAGTTCAATCAGTTTTGTAAagtgtttgtttcttttatgcTATATAGGTGTGGCAAGTGGCCAATTCATACCATCAAAAGCCATACCGCCGGTTAATGATGCAAACGTGGGGAGCAAAGGTTCATCCATCTCCGTCTGATCTCACTGAGGCGGGTAGAAAAATCCTTGAATCCGACCCATCAAGCCCGGGAAGTTTAGGCATTGCGATCTCAGAAGCTGTTGAGGTTGCAGCTAGAAACGAGGATACAAAGTACTGTTTAGGAAGTGTACTGAACCATGTGTTGTTACACCAGACGGTTATTGGAGAAGAATGCATAAAGCAGATGGAAGATTTTGGTGAAACGCCTGATGTGATCATAGGATGTACCGGTGGAGGTTCAAATTTTGCTGGTTTGAGTTTTCCTTTTATCCGGGAGAAAATCAAAGGCAATATCAGCCCTGTTATAAGAGCTGTTGAGCCATCTGCTTGTCCTTCCTTGACCAAAGGAGTTTATGCTTATGATTTTGGAGATACAGCTGGACTGACTCCTTTGATGAAGATGCATACTTTAGGACATGACTTCATTCCTGATCCTATCCATGCCggtaataaattaaaattttaaacccatgATCTTGAATACACTAACCCTAAGGCTTCTCCAGCTCTTTGCTGCTTCAtttctttgtttcttgattATTGATTCTTGTTTTCTTATCCGCTTTTCCTTTCTCCATGCAAGTAATAAGCTGTTTAAGCCTCATGctcttcttgtttttcttgattcttgatttccattgttttgttgttttgataGGTGGATTACGGTATCATGGGATGGCACCCTTGATCTCACATGTTTATGAACAAGGTTTCATGGAAGCAATCTCAATTCCTCAAATCGAATGTTTCCAAGGTGACACAATATCTCAACTCTCAATTccgaaaattaatattttgttaattttactcCCTTCTATATTTGCATTTGACTGTAGTTCCCACTTCCTGATCTAATTTTCTTTGCAGGTGCCATTGAGTTTGCAAGAGCGGAAGGGATAATACCAGCGCCGGAACCAACTCACGCCATTGCAGCAACCATAAGAGAAGCTCTCCGATGCAAAGAAAcaggagaagcaaaagtgatacTAATGGCGATGTGTGGTCATGGCCACTTTGACCTTTCCTCTTATGACAAGTATCTAAAAGGCGAATTGGTGGATTTATCATTCAGTGAAGACAAGATACGAGAGTCTTTGTCCAAGGTTCCTCATGTTGTTTAGCTCCAAATCCCCATATTTTGAACCAGGCATGTGAAATAAGGTAGAGcatctttatcaaaaaaaaaaaggaataagtTAGGGCATTCCCATGGCTTTTGAATAAAGAGTGAGAGAGTGGTAGCGACTTCAAAAATGGACACAATGTCTCACAGATCATTTAAAGACAGTTTCAATAATACCGTATTTAGTTTTCTGTTCCAAAATATTACCAATTGTTTTTGGAAATGCATAGTACggaattaattttagttttttgtgaACATTTTCATTCATTGATCAAGAAAATTAATACAATGGCCTTTAGTTGAGCAAGGTTATTACATATCCTTGATTAATTAACCTAGATTTCTTAGCTAATTGATCAACCTGATGCACAAGCATTCTAGGAACATAGTTAAAAGATGGCCTTCGAACAAGTCGCTACATTCATTAGCCTTTATCAACTCCAAACTCTTTTTTTCTATAggttaaaagaaaaaagcaCTGAGCTTGGATAAGTGAACTATATCTTGGACCATTATCGTTGGTTGATTGAAGTGGAAGCCATGCTGTCCAATTATAGATGATGGTTCCAAACTCTTAAATAGTTGCATAAAATCTACTAGAATCATGTCATCTGCTAGAAGCGTTTAGTCAACCTGCCTCCAACCGGTTTAATGCTCTCCCCTCTTTACCCGTGGGTACTCTGGTACCTACGGAAAGCAAGAAACAGGCTGGTATTTGAGAATTTCACAGTGAAAGAGCATAAGGTGGTACCCTCTGCTTTACTAGAAGCCCGGAGGTTGCAAGCGGCTCAATCTTTGAAGATGCAGAAAACCAGCCCACCTGCGAGAGCCCACATACACTATAACTCAACTATCTCTGGTATGGAATGTTTTTTGGATGCTTCGTGGCAGGTCTCAACGCGCTACGGAGGAATGGGTTGGGTCTTTAAGAATCCCTCAAATGGATGGTCGCTGACCAACTCTTCAAACCGCTCTCATGTGGCTTCTGCTCTTTTGTTGGATGCTCTCGCAGTCAAAGCTGCACTTTGTGAAGCAGTAGCATTGTAGCAAGGAACTTCAAAACGCTGagttatttgaaatgcaactcaatattttttaaaaaattataacaaaatatttaaaaaatatttttagaatttgtttgaaaaatatgaaaattacattttaaattaaaattatcctaaaatatgataagttttgacgtaaacgaaaactcaaactatgtcaaaaataattatattaaatgataataaaattgattattttttaaaaaatacatttacaaaaatattgtttgaaagaaaattcgtttctctttcaaatataaaatgaaaatattataattaaataataaaaaataaaaataaaaaccataaatttagcaaatgacaactgagttatattatgctaaaatttgtttgctaacaatttatcaaatgacaaatgagttatgagcaaataataccgtataatttttaaaaacatagtcattcttaaatattttttgaataaataattatttttaaatttaatcaactgaaaataatatatgtacaattgtgtgagtcaaattctagttttattgatgcatgttatatattagtgctgcatgttttagataacattttaatgatgcacgtttttaaaaatctccattattaaaattatgcacgtaaggataaccaatgagtttttttggttgattaaatgacattatgcccaaatttatttaaggttatttcattaaggtaactgaaaaagacaaacaataaaataggaagtttaaattcatttaagcatatttcattaatgtaactgaaaagacaagtaataaattaaacatttttattcgttttaggatatttcataaatgcaactgaaaaatacaagtaaaaaaaaggaatttaattaatgaagtaaaaacattttcaaatgggtacttctcttttaataatatagatgataCTGCTGAACTTCCTTGGATCTGAATTTGTTGGTGCTACTCCTGAACTTCCTTGGATTAAAATGGCACCTTCTTGAATAATTTGTAGCTTACTTAAGCATATTTTATAACAGAATTTACGTTCGGTTTAGAAAGTAAAACATTTATAGAGCACTCtcgtgggaaccgaaattcgcactgtcatTTTCAATTAATAGAGGAAAGCAAAGAATCCTTTATTTTCCTTGACGTTCCTGAAATCTGCTAAACCAACGCCAAGTGATAAAAACAGACGaagtaaaataaattgaaataaagaGCAAAGTATAAATGATCTTATTCCAAATCCGcatatgagcgttacaacaggTAAAaaaagcttcggccgcaagagctgCCAGCGTATTTTATAGTTCTAATCACCTAAGACTTTAAGACCTAGTTGAGTCGTAAATGGAAAACTGCATAAATTGGTCCAAGAGCTAAGTTTGATGTGAATTTTTTTGTCTCACGTGCTCCTCGCCTTGGCTCTTTTTATATATGCCTTCAAGGTCGTCCGACCTTTCTTTTTTGCCCCTGATTCGAGTATATCCTTTTACGAAATTTTTCCTTATCACCTcaatcttcatgtttatcttgtAAGTTTTACATTTATCTTCTTTTCCATTTATCTTCCATAAAAATTGAGTAAACTGTAATTATTTGTTGGAAATATTCTCAATTTAATCCTAAGTGGGTTTTTATCGCGTTTTAGAGCTCATGGGAGGGGAGCTATGACAGCGATGAGAGCCACTCTATGAGGGGGATTAGAGATTGTGCAAACATGTTATGTATATCTAAgaacaatttttaaatttaaaacttgatgttttattaagatgaagaaaagaaaacttaGAATAAATAGTTCTTTAGCAAgaatatcttattatataaagtttggttcttcaaagttgctaattaacataaTCGTGACACTtggcaattatatattttaatattgtgacaagtgttaatctatctcataattaaaaaaaatatactaaaatattagcaaaaatgaattttattaaaaagtaaatataaatattatttaatagtaattttcctttttaatagtaattttcattttttaaatcctaaccaaaatattattttataataattttctttctaatattgtgacatgtgtttaaatatataatgattaaaaatatatataataagataataaaaatgaattttgtaaaaaatacatttaaaaattatttaatagtaaaaacaaaattttaaaaatatttagtagtattatttttagaaattttcctttttcaaaatcccaaaaaaaatagatttgaaaacaattgatttaatataattttacttttctaaaaatttaatgaaataaaatcataaaagattatattgatcttgattcttcaaaattgttaattaatatgaaAGTGACACATGTCAGTtatctatttaaaaaatgtaatatgtgttaaactatctcataatcaaaaatatatatactaaaataagaaaaatgatttttcttaaaaattaattatgaatattatttaatagtcttattattattattattaatattatttataaaaagtttgcTTCCTCAAAGTTGGTAATTAACATGATTGTCACAAtgtcaattatatatttgaaaatgtgatatgtgttaaagtatatcataatcaaaaatatatatatatactaaaataataaaaaagatttttcttaaaaattaattttaaatattatttaatagtcttattattattattatttattataatgtgtgttttaaaagatactaaaaatagagaattataaaagataaatattatcttttaagataaaatgttaaacaaaaacgaattgtaaaatcctacaatacaataaattatttaataaaaacatgaagaaaaactaacctttaaataaataatattacttttcTTAAAgcctaattaaaataaaattgtaaaagtattcttattattttattataagtaactaacttttt
This Brassica napus cultivar Da-Ae chromosome C6, Da-Ae, whole genome shotgun sequence DNA region includes the following protein-coding sequences:
- the LOC106376988 gene encoding tryptophan synthase beta chain 2-like, with translation MTSQLLLPPNPFTRPVSAKVFLTDDDLTLKRKSNQATRVSNGFSLRAKAALRSNHSSSVEIPNQWYNLTADLSVKPPPPLHPKTLEPIKPEDLSHLFPNELIKQEATLERFIDIPEEVLEIYKLWRPTPLIRAKRLEKLLQTPARIYFKYEGSSPAGSHKPNTAVPQAYYNAKEGVKNVVTETGAGQWGSSLAFASSLFGLDCEVWQVANSYHQKPYRRLMMQTWGAKVHPSPSDLTEAGRKILESDPSSPGSLGIAISEAVEVAARNEDTKYCLGSVLNHVLLHQTVIGEECIKQMEDFGETPDVIIGCTGGGSNFAGLSFPFIREKIKGNISPVIRAVEPSACPSLTKGVYAYDFGDTAGLTPLMKMHTLGHDFIPDPIHAGGLRYHGMAPLISHVYEQGFMEAISIPQIECFQGAIEFARAEGIIPAPEPTHAIAATIREALRCKETGEAKVILMAMCGHGHFDLSSYDKYLKGELVDLSFSEDKIRESLSKVPHVV